The Primulina huaijiensis isolate GDHJ02 chromosome 12, ASM1229523v2, whole genome shotgun sequence genome has a window encoding:
- the LOC140989819 gene encoding uncharacterized protein, producing the protein MSVANLCTSGSLNAMESDEGNDSLNSFIRQAVEKEPILPFSRTGDSPVQWIQLLHSLDQPDLPGWPLLTPVKVQMQKCEKCSREFCSPINYRRHIRVHRRSLNVDKESHKNRDLLAAFWDKLSLKESTEIVSLSDVMLKDIPGSSIVRALASSLRKPGLWTLPPVYVKAGSALLDIIHAKPPRLPISSQELFSILDNASERTFLCAGTADSVQKYVFDVEAAKNSLELKNLVACTGFLFELQLVKAWVADKDAEALRCHKLLVEEEEAAQKRQAELLERKKQKKLRQKEQKYKEHLYEGNGYLNVTVDAVDGPVLAEASAATPSPSDSNSISPNADNFIQSYLDSLQNCSKEEETDIEAQLDFNTERIILDDFQTIGPGVNDHQHVAINNWQVPKSHKAGRNGFVVRKNLQALKPEATQKLRHTKGQALVNGNKVWTRKFKPNNAGESLKAAMPGEISCQTEDTDSEVMIGSISVALKVRDSRKHECHPDESIGTPSMEHAILNKNIMMEELTKGDSVQSGTKGEAISTSPVESGSEEPGVMCGILSTNDRFSSSERCVPSHSIEDDDDCDIRNDTCLLSGETPQQECAPFSSITAKEFLAQRWKEAISADHVRLVLASGPETLGNSDKMATQASILGEISLLGNVENRLGVHSQGVTPKTKPDKGLRIKYRPKERGVV; encoded by the exons ATGTCTGTTGCAAATCTCTGCACCAGTGGAAGTCTCAATGCAATGGAATCGGATGAAGGGAATGATTCCCTTAACAGTTTCATCAGACAAGCTGTTGAAAAGGAACCTATTCTTCCCTTTTCAAGAACTGGGGACAGCCCAGTACAGTGGATTCAGTTGCTTCATTCCTTAGATCAGCCAG ATCTTCCTGGTTGGCCCTTGCTTACTCCTGTGAAAGTTCAGATGCAGAAGTGTGAGAAGTGTTCCCGAGAGTTCTGTTCGCCAATTAACTACAGGAGACACATTCGCGTACACCGTCGGTCTCTGAATGTGGATAAG GAATCTCACAAAAATAGGGATTTATTGGCTGCTTTTTGGGATAAG CTATCTCTGAAGGAGTCCACGGAAATAGTGTCGTTAAGTGATGTGATGCTAAAG GATATTCCCGGCTCGTCGATAGTAAGGGCTTTGGCATCCTCTCTTCGCAAACCAGGGTTGTGGACTCTTCCGCCAGTTTATGTGAAAGCTGGCTCTGCATTATTG GACATTATTCATGCTAAGCCTCCCAGGCTGCCAATATCCTCACAGGAGTTGTTCAGCATTCTTGATAATGCCAGCGAGAGAACATTTTTATGTGCTGGCACCGCTGATTCTGTGCAAAAATATGTTTTTGATGTAGAAGCGGCTAAAAATAGCCTTGAGCTGAAGAATTTAGTTGCTTGCACCGGATTCCTCTTTGAACTGCAGCTG GTGAAAGCATGGGTTGCGGACAAAGATGCAGAGGCTTTGAGATGCCACAAGCTGCTTGTCGAGGAGGAAGAAGCTGCTCAAAAAAG GCAAGCGGAGCTTTTGGagaggaaaaaacaaaaaaagctTCGTCAAAAGGAACAAAAATATAAGGAACACTTGTACGAGGGGAATGGATACTTGAATGTGACTGTTGATGCAGTAGATGGACCAGTTTTGGCTGAAGCATCTGCGGCGACTCCATCCCCATCTGATTCTAATTCAATTTCACCAAATGCGGACAATTTTATCCAGTCCTACTTAGACTCCTTACAGAATTGTagcaaagaagaagaaacagaTATTGAAGCACAGTTGGATTTTAACACTGAACGTATAATACTAGACGATTTTCAGACAATTGGACCTGGTGTGAATGATCATCAGCATGTTGCTATCAATAATTGGCAGGTTCCAAAATCACACAAGGCCGGTCGAAATGGCTTTGTCGTTAGGAAAAATCTTCAAGCATTAAAACCTGAAGCTACACAAAAGCTCCGACATACCAAAGGCCAGGCTCTAGTTAATGGGAACAAAGTTTGGACCAGAAAATTTAAACCAAATAATGCTGGGGAGAGCTTGAAAGCAGCGATGCCAGGAGAGATTAGTTGCCAAACGGAGGATACTGACAGTGAGGTGATGATTGGTTCTATTTCTGTCGCACTAAAAGTTCGTGATTCACGGAAACATGAGTGCCATCCAGATGAATCGATAGGCACTCCTAGCATGGAGCATGCCATCCTCAACAAGAATATTATGATGGAGGAACTAACTAAAGGAGATAGTGTCCAGTCTGGCACCAAAGGTGAAGCTATAAGTACCTCCCCAGTTGAGAGTGGTAGCGAGGAACCAGGCGTGATGTGTGGTATATTGAGTACGAATGATCGATTTTCATCCAGTGAAAGATGTGTACCATCGCACTCGATAGAGGATGAcgatgattgtgacattagaaATGACACCTGCCTACTTTCAGGCGAAACCCCTCAACAAGAATGTGCACCATTCTCCAGCATTACAGCTAAAGAATTTCTTGCACAGA GATGGAAGGAAGCTATATCTGCGGACCACGTGAGATTAGTACTTGCTTCTGGACCAGAAACTCTTGGAAACTCCGACAAAATGGCCACTCAAGCATCAATTCTTGGAGAAATTAGTCTTCTTGGTAACGTTGAGAACCGGCTCGGCGTACATTCTCAAGGTGTGACGCCCAAAACAAAACCGGACAAGGGTTTGCGAATTAAATACAGACCGAAAGAAAGAGGTGTTGTCTAG